A single Thermoleophilia bacterium DNA region contains:
- a CDS encoding LapA family protein, with the protein MSSTPPQVQVRPQGKSGLGTAAIVKLAVAGGIALLILIFILQNTETVEWSFLFWGFQLAKWLMLVFTLVIGFLAGMLVNTLLWRRRRKEARRRVG; encoded by the coding sequence ATGAGCTCCACACCGCCGCAGGTTCAGGTGCGTCCGCAGGGCAAGAGCGGTCTCGGGACCGCGGCGATCGTCAAGCTCGCTGTGGCTGGCGGCATTGCCCTCCTCATCCTGATCTTCATTCTCCAGAACACCGAGACGGTGGAGTGGAGCTTCCTGTTTTGGGGTTTCCAGCTCGCCAAGTGGCTGATGCTCGTCTTCACGCTGGTCATCGGCTTCCTTGCCGGCATGCTCGTGAACACGCTTCTCTGGCGGCGCCGGCGCAAGGAGGCGCGCCGCCGGGTGGGCTGA
- a CDS encoding FAD-dependent oxidoreductase, translating to MSGTSPKTTGAALVLGGGVAGIQCSLDLAEGGYKVYLVERAPVLGGHMAQLDKTFPTNDCSMCTLAPKLVEAERHLNIEMITDSELIGLEGEPGQFTAKVYHHARFVDPDICTSCGECAPACPVHVRDNYNQGLNERKAIYKLYPQAVPNTYAVDKRGYSPCKTACAVQTSAQGYIALIREGKFEQAYKVAAEPNPFPSVCGRVCAHACETACSRGKVDEPIAIASLKRFVCDVAAPTELPQALPVTYEEKVAIIGGGPTGLSAARDLAQYGYACTVFEALPVAGGMLRVGIPDHRLPHDVLQREIDLICALGPELRLNQRCGVDFTVDSLFADGYKAVFLGVGLQKGLPSPVAGDDLQGAMQAVDFLREVNMGHPPAVGERVVVIGGGDVAFDTARSALRIQAPSGTYPDVTIAYRRTATEMPASPEEIEEGLHEQLRIEYLVAPVEILGKDGKVSGIKLQRMQLGEPDEKGRRRPVPIDGSFVELPCDTVIMAIGQALVDDFAKDLDGVVIERDQIKIDAATMATGRDGVFAGGDVAALGPLTAIEAVAAGRRAAAEIHNYLRGERLITLWDNALPVAEADPDVVAKTAIEGRVPMPVHNGPTRRTNWQEVRKGYSEEEAVREASRCLDCAICSECMECVRVCGPGALCHDERDKEMELEVGAVVMATGYDLYDPGEKSEYGYRRYPNVLSALEYERMLSASGPTVGEVKRVSDGAHPKKIAFIQCVGSRDQNHEYCSSVCCTYANKQAMLTIDHEPDCEPTVFLMDMRAQGKGFDAFYQRAIGKGVQFVRSRPSYIKEDPRSNDLLLSWEDEAGKLHESRFDMVVLSAGLEPARKAQEAASHVGIALNRHGFCQLDEFAPLQTSREGVFVAGPFGEPKDIPDSVAQASAAAARVMTQLADSRGTLTVEPEHPAERDVSQEEARVGVFVCHCGSNIAGVIDVENVAKYAQDLPNVVYSTNTIYACSGDSLGQIREKIAEHNLNRIVVASCTPRTHEPIFQDTMREAGLNPYLFEMANIRDQASWVHASEPEKATDKARDLVRMSVARARMLEPLYKVDVPLSHAAIILGGGIAGMTAAAALGEMGHAVHLVERSDHLGGHALELSRTIRGGNPADHVRALEQRLIENPNVHIHLDAELADFHGFIGNFSGAIVAHDGKRETVDHGVVVVATGAREDRPALYGLGDSERVVTGMDLERMLKEKDPALDAVGSVGFMLCAGSLDETHPYCSRTCCQQSIKNAIALKEQNPARPVYVWFKEIRTFGFLEEHYTKARELGVIFTRYDNQSTPNVSANGDLWVAYRDPHLGRDIEVPLDLLVLATPSIPNEGGDAIGKLLKVPQTAEGFFLEAHIKLRPVDFGAEGIFLCGAAHYPKSLDEAISQGYAAAARAAAVLAKPVIKAGGVVAEVDQDKCAACLTCVRVCPYEVPVIEPETKKAKIEAAACQGCGICVSECPVKAITLHHYTDAQIFAKEEALFMELS from the coding sequence ATGTCGGGCACATCCCCGAAGACAACCGGCGCCGCGCTCGTCCTAGGCGGTGGCGTCGCCGGTATTCAGTGTTCCCTCGACCTCGCCGAGGGCGGCTACAAGGTCTATCTCGTCGAACGAGCGCCGGTTCTCGGCGGCCACATGGCCCAGCTCGACAAAACGTTCCCCACCAACGACTGCTCCATGTGCACGTTGGCGCCCAAGCTCGTCGAGGCAGAGCGCCACCTCAACATCGAGATGATCACCGACTCCGAGCTCATCGGCTTGGAAGGTGAGCCCGGACAGTTCACGGCCAAGGTGTATCACCACGCGCGCTTCGTCGATCCCGACATCTGTACGAGCTGCGGCGAATGCGCCCCCGCGTGCCCCGTGCACGTGCGGGACAACTACAATCAGGGGCTCAACGAGCGCAAGGCGATCTACAAGCTCTACCCTCAGGCCGTGCCCAACACCTACGCGGTCGACAAACGCGGCTACTCGCCCTGCAAGACGGCCTGCGCCGTGCAGACCTCGGCCCAGGGCTACATCGCCCTGATCCGCGAGGGTAAGTTCGAACAGGCGTACAAGGTCGCGGCCGAGCCCAACCCGTTCCCGTCCGTCTGTGGCCGCGTCTGTGCGCACGCCTGCGAAACGGCGTGCTCGCGCGGCAAGGTGGACGAGCCCATCGCCATCGCCAGTCTCAAGCGCTTCGTCTGCGATGTCGCCGCACCGACCGAGCTGCCGCAAGCGCTGCCGGTGACCTACGAAGAGAAGGTGGCCATCATCGGCGGCGGGCCCACAGGCCTCTCCGCTGCCCGCGACCTCGCCCAGTACGGCTACGCCTGCACGGTCTTCGAGGCGCTCCCGGTTGCCGGTGGCATGCTCCGTGTCGGCATCCCCGACCATCGCCTGCCACACGACGTGTTGCAGCGTGAAATCGACCTCATCTGCGCGCTTGGCCCCGAACTGCGCCTCAACCAGCGCTGCGGCGTCGACTTCACGGTCGACTCACTCTTCGCCGACGGCTACAAGGCCGTCTTCCTCGGCGTCGGCCTGCAGAAGGGACTGCCCTCGCCCGTCGCCGGCGACGATCTGCAGGGCGCGATGCAGGCGGTCGACTTCCTGCGCGAGGTCAACATGGGGCACCCGCCCGCCGTGGGCGAGCGGGTGGTCGTGATCGGCGGCGGCGACGTGGCCTTCGACACAGCCCGCAGCGCCCTGCGCATCCAGGCGCCGTCCGGCACCTACCCAGACGTCACTATCGCCTACCGGCGTACTGCCACCGAGATGCCGGCCTCTCCCGAAGAGATCGAGGAGGGCCTACACGAGCAACTCCGCATCGAGTACCTTGTGGCCCCGGTCGAGATTCTCGGCAAAGACGGCAAGGTCTCCGGGATCAAACTGCAGCGCATGCAGCTCGGCGAGCCGGACGAGAAGGGCCGGCGCCGTCCCGTACCCATCGACGGCTCCTTCGTCGAGCTCCCCTGCGACACGGTCATCATGGCCATCGGCCAGGCGCTCGTCGACGACTTCGCGAAGGACCTGGACGGCGTCGTCATCGAACGCGACCAGATCAAGATCGACGCGGCCACCATGGCGACCGGCCGCGACGGCGTCTTCGCCGGCGGCGACGTGGCCGCCCTGGGGCCGCTGACCGCCATCGAGGCGGTGGCTGCCGGTCGCCGCGCCGCCGCCGAGATCCACAACTACCTCCGCGGTGAGCGCCTCATTACGCTCTGGGACAACGCGCTGCCGGTGGCCGAGGCCGACCCGGACGTGGTCGCCAAGACGGCCATCGAGGGGCGCGTGCCCATGCCCGTCCACAACGGCCCCACGCGGCGCACGAACTGGCAAGAGGTACGCAAGGGCTACTCCGAGGAGGAGGCCGTCCGCGAGGCCTCGCGCTGTCTCGACTGCGCCATCTGCAGCGAGTGCATGGAGTGTGTACGCGTCTGCGGCCCGGGCGCTCTCTGCCACGACGAGCGCGACAAGGAGATGGAGCTCGAGGTCGGCGCCGTCGTCATGGCGACCGGCTACGACCTCTACGACCCCGGCGAGAAGAGCGAGTACGGCTACCGCCGCTACCCCAACGTGCTCTCGGCGCTGGAGTACGAGCGCATGCTGAGCGCCAGCGGCCCCACCGTCGGCGAAGTCAAGCGCGTCAGCGACGGCGCGCATCCCAAGAAGATCGCCTTCATCCAGTGCGTCGGCTCGCGCGATCAGAACCACGAGTACTGCTCCAGCGTCTGCTGCACCTACGCCAACAAGCAGGCCATGCTCACGATCGATCACGAGCCCGACTGCGAGCCCACCGTATTCCTCATGGACATGCGCGCCCAAGGCAAGGGCTTCGACGCCTTCTATCAGCGCGCTATCGGCAAGGGCGTGCAGTTCGTGCGCTCGCGCCCGTCGTACATCAAGGAGGATCCGCGCAGCAACGATCTGCTCCTGAGCTGGGAGGACGAGGCCGGCAAGCTGCACGAGTCGCGCTTCGATATGGTCGTGCTCTCCGCCGGCTTGGAACCGGCGCGCAAGGCGCAGGAGGCCGCCAGCCACGTCGGCATCGCCCTCAACCGCCACGGCTTCTGCCAACTAGACGAATTCGCCCCCCTGCAGACCAGTCGTGAGGGGGTCTTCGTCGCCGGTCCGTTCGGCGAGCCGAAAGACATCCCCGACTCGGTGGCACAGGCCTCGGCCGCCGCCGCCCGCGTCATGACGCAGCTCGCCGACTCGCGCGGTACGCTCACCGTCGAGCCCGAGCACCCAGCGGAACGCGACGTGAGCCAGGAAGAAGCGCGCGTCGGCGTCTTCGTCTGCCATTGCGGCAGCAACATCGCCGGCGTCATCGACGTCGAGAACGTCGCCAAGTACGCGCAAGATCTGCCCAACGTCGTCTACTCGACGAACACGATCTACGCCTGCTCGGGCGACTCCCTCGGCCAGATCCGCGAGAAGATCGCCGAGCACAATCTCAACCGTATCGTCGTCGCCAGCTGCACGCCGCGCACACACGAGCCCATCTTCCAGGACACGATGCGCGAGGCGGGCCTCAACCCGTACCTCTTCGAGATGGCCAACATCCGCGACCAGGCGAGTTGGGTACACGCCTCCGAACCGGAGAAGGCCACGGACAAGGCGCGCGACCTGGTGCGCATGTCGGTCGCGCGTGCCCGCATGCTCGAGCCGCTCTACAAGGTAGACGTGCCGCTCTCGCACGCGGCGATCATCCTCGGCGGCGGCATCGCCGGCATGACGGCCGCCGCGGCGCTCGGCGAGATGGGCCACGCCGTTCACCTCGTGGAGCGCAGCGACCACCTCGGCGGCCACGCCCTCGAGCTCAGCCGCACGATCCGCGGCGGCAACCCCGCCGACCACGTGCGCGCGCTTGAGCAGCGCCTCATCGAGAACCCCAACGTCCACATCCACCTCGACGCCGAGCTCGCCGACTTCCACGGCTTCATCGGCAACTTCTCCGGTGCCATCGTGGCCCATGACGGCAAGCGCGAGACCGTGGACCACGGCGTCGTCGTCGTCGCCACGGGCGCGCGCGAGGATCGCCCGGCCCTCTACGGTCTGGGCGACAGCGAGCGCGTCGTCACCGGCATGGACCTCGAGCGAATGCTCAAGGAGAAGGATCCAGCGCTCGACGCAGTCGGCTCAGTCGGCTTCATGCTCTGCGCCGGATCACTCGACGAGACACACCCCTACTGCTCGCGCACCTGCTGCCAGCAGAGCATCAAGAACGCGATCGCGCTCAAGGAGCAGAATCCAGCACGTCCGGTCTACGTGTGGTTCAAGGAGATCCGCACCTTCGGCTTCCTCGAGGAGCACTACACGAAAGCGCGTGAACTCGGCGTCATCTTCACTCGCTACGACAACCAGAGCACACCCAACGTGAGCGCCAACGGCGACCTGTGGGTGGCCTATCGCGACCCGCACCTGGGCCGCGACATCGAGGTGCCGCTCGATCTCCTCGTGCTGGCGACGCCGTCCATCCCCAACGAGGGCGGTGACGCCATCGGCAAGCTGCTCAAGGTGCCGCAGACGGCCGAGGGCTTCTTCCTCGAGGCCCACATCAAGCTGCGGCCGGTCGATTTCGGCGCCGAGGGCATCTTCCTCTGCGGCGCCGCGCACTACCCCAAGAGCCTCGACGAGGCGATCAGCCAGGGCTACGCGGCCGCAGCCCGCGCCGCCGCCGTCCTCGCCAAGCCGGTCATCAAGGCCGGCGGCGTGGTGGCGGAGGTCGACCAAGACAAGTGCGCCGCCTGCCTCACCTGCGTACGCGTCTGCCCGTACGAGGTGCCCGTCATCGAGCCCGAGACGAAGAAGGCCAAGATCGAGGCGGCCGCCTGCCAGGGCTGCGGCATCTGCGTCAGCGAGTGCCCGGTCAAGGCGATCACCCTGCACCACTACACCGACGCGCAGATCTTCGCCAAGGAAGAGGCGCTCTTCATGGAGCTGAGCTGA
- a CDS encoding hydrogenase iron-sulfur subunit: MADTDVKTPVTETGEVAPEAAEVEAAKPVDPNFEPEIIVFACHYCAYAAADLAGSMRLQYPSNIRMIKLPCTGKLEVIHLLRALEGGADGVYAAGCLEGECHYLKGNLWARKRIEHVKTLLAEVGLEPERVEMYNMSSAEGAKFADAATEFTERIKQLGPSPIKRPTPVASTAEEGRRA; encoded by the coding sequence ATGGCCGACACCGATGTGAAGACACCCGTGACCGAGACCGGCGAAGTCGCTCCCGAGGCCGCTGAGGTCGAGGCGGCGAAACCCGTCGACCCCAACTTCGAGCCCGAGATCATCGTGTTCGCCTGCCACTACTGCGCCTACGCCGCCGCCGACCTGGCCGGCAGCATGCGCCTGCAGTATCCGTCCAACATCCGCATGATCAAGCTGCCCTGCACAGGCAAGCTCGAGGTCATCCACCTTCTGCGCGCCCTCGAGGGCGGCGCCGACGGCGTCTACGCCGCCGGTTGCCTCGAGGGTGAGTGCCACTACCTCAAGGGCAACCTCTGGGCACGCAAGCGCATCGAACACGTCAAGACGCTCCTCGCCGAGGTCGGACTCGAGCCGGAGCGCGTCGAGATGTACAACATGTCGTCGGCGGAGGGCGCCAAGTTTGCCGATGCTGCGACCGAGTTCACGGAGCGCATCAAACAACTCGGTCCCAGCCCCATCAAACGCCCCACTCCCGTCGCGTCCACCGCCGAAGAAGGAAGGCGTGCATGA
- a CDS encoding methylenetetrahydrofolate reductase C-terminal domain-containing protein produces MITAERKAFEEILALVAGQKKILVAGCDTCVAICLTGGEKEAEILASELRLKAQQDGRDIEVKHTTAIRQCEWEYLDLISKEVEEADVILSMACGIGIQSMAEKYAPKLVMPAVNTNMLGMPQEHAVWLERCAACGDCGIGLTGGVCPIVRCSKSLLNGPCGGSHDGLCEVRRDNEDIECAWALIYERLKAQGREDLMLEVRGPKDWSKSSSGGPRKMVREEAKPV; encoded by the coding sequence ATGATCACCGCTGAACGCAAGGCATTCGAGGAGATCCTCGCCCTCGTCGCCGGGCAGAAGAAGATCCTCGTCGCCGGCTGCGACACCTGTGTCGCCATCTGCCTCACGGGAGGCGAGAAGGAGGCCGAGATCCTGGCCAGCGAGCTGCGGCTCAAGGCGCAACAGGACGGTCGTGACATCGAGGTCAAGCACACGACGGCGATCCGCCAGTGCGAGTGGGAGTACCTCGACCTCATCTCCAAAGAAGTCGAAGAGGCCGACGTCATCCTCAGTATGGCTTGCGGCATCGGCATCCAGAGCATGGCCGAGAAGTACGCGCCCAAGCTCGTGATGCCGGCAGTCAACACCAACATGCTGGGCATGCCGCAGGAGCACGCCGTATGGCTCGAGCGCTGTGCCGCCTGCGGCGATTGCGGCATCGGGCTGACGGGCGGCGTCTGCCCCATCGTGCGCTGCAGCAAGAGCCTCCTCAACGGCCCCTGTGGCGGCTCGCACGATGGGCTCTGTGAGGTGCGGCGAGACAACGAAGACATCGAGTGCGCCTGGGCGCTCATCTATGAGCGACTCAAGGCCCAGGGCCGTGAGGATCTCATGCTCGAGGTGAGAGGGCCCAAGGACTGGAGCAAGAGCAGCTCCGGAGGCCCACGAAAGATGGTGCGCGAGGAGGCGAAGCCGGTATGA
- a CDS encoding methylenetetrahydrofolate reductase has product MTENGLKSGGKLESILAAGKFAVTAELGPPKSADTSVIASKAEILADCTDAVNITDNQTAVVRVSSLVASHLTHEAGCEPVMQLTCRDRNRLAMQADILGMNALGIHNLLCLTGDHQSFGNHPQAKGVYDMDAVSLIRMVKDMRDEKKFQCGDEMPVAPAVYIGCAENPFGDPFEFRSLRLRKKIVAGADFVQTQCIFNIPKFKRWMEEVRALGLHQEIKILAGITPIKGAGMANYMKKFVPGMDVPQEIVDRIAAQEKGAPQQAEGKKLAVEMIKELSEIEGVAGVHIMAVEWEPAVPEIVAAAGLMPRPAVA; this is encoded by the coding sequence ATGACCGAGAACGGACTCAAGTCGGGCGGCAAGCTCGAGAGCATCCTCGCCGCCGGCAAGTTCGCCGTCACCGCCGAACTCGGCCCGCCGAAGTCTGCCGATACCTCGGTGATCGCGTCCAAGGCGGAGATCCTGGCCGACTGCACCGACGCCGTCAACATCACCGACAACCAGACGGCCGTCGTGCGTGTCTCATCCCTCGTCGCCTCGCACCTGACTCACGAAGCGGGCTGCGAGCCCGTCATGCAGCTCACCTGTCGCGATCGCAACCGGCTGGCCATGCAGGCCGACATCCTCGGCATGAACGCCCTCGGCATTCACAATCTACTTTGCCTCACCGGCGACCACCAGAGCTTCGGCAACCATCCGCAGGCCAAGGGCGTCTACGACATGGACGCCGTCAGCCTCATCCGAATGGTCAAAGACATGCGCGACGAGAAGAAGTTCCAGTGCGGTGACGAGATGCCGGTCGCCCCGGCGGTCTACATCGGCTGCGCCGAGAACCCCTTCGGCGACCCCTTTGAATTCCGCTCGCTGCGCCTGCGCAAGAAGATCGTCGCCGGCGCCGACTTCGTGCAGACCCAGTGCATCTTCAACATCCCCAAGTTCAAGAGATGGATGGAAGAGGTTCGCGCTCTCGGCCTGCACCAGGAGATCAAGATCCTCGCGGGCATCACGCCCATCAAGGGCGCCGGCATGGCCAACTACATGAAGAAGTTCGTCCCCGGCATGGATGTACCCCAGGAGATCGTCGACCGCATCGCGGCGCAGGAGAAGGGCGCCCCGCAGCAGGCGGAGGGCAAGAAGCTCGCCGTCGAGATGATCAAGGAGCTCAGCGAGATCGAGGGCGTCGCCGGCGTGCACATCATGGCGGTGGAGTGGGAGCCGGCCGTGCCCGAGATCGTCGCCGCGGCCGGCCTCATGCCGCGGCCGGCGGTCGCTTAG
- a CDS encoding 4Fe-4S dicluster domain-containing protein, which translates to MTTCTPSTTLAATIESGSGVNVFKCYQCKRCSSGCPVAPYAEMHPARIMRAVQLGQADMIFDDKFLWLCTGCETCTSRCPQSLDVEAVIDELKSIALRESRVPSGAPYANLVKLNVDSIKRWGRLFEMELLMRDKLTRPSSMFDDVGMGLKMMRKGKLSLLPARGADKMAVDRMAKAAEAINRARAHQRPQGGQR; encoded by the coding sequence ATGACGACCTGCACACCGAGCACCACGCTGGCCGCGACGATCGAGTCAGGCAGCGGTGTCAACGTCTTCAAGTGCTACCAATGCAAGCGCTGCAGCTCCGGCTGTCCGGTTGCACCGTACGCCGAGATGCACCCGGCGCGCATCATGCGCGCCGTACAGCTTGGCCAGGCAGACATGATTTTCGACGACAAGTTCCTTTGGCTCTGCACCGGCTGCGAGACGTGCACCTCGCGCTGCCCGCAGAGCCTGGACGTCGAGGCCGTCATCGACGAGCTCAAGAGCATCGCCCTGCGTGAGAGTCGTGTTCCGTCCGGCGCTCCTTACGCCAACCTCGTCAAGCTCAACGTGGATTCCATCAAGCGCTGGGGCCGCCTCTTCGAGATGGAGTTGCTGATGCGCGACAAGCTCACGCGACCGAGCTCCATGTTCGACGACGTCGGCATGGGCCTCAAGATGATGCGCAAAGGCAAGCTGAGCCTGCTGCCGGCGCGGGGCGCCGACAAGATGGCCGTAGACCGCATGGCCAAGGCGGCAGAGGCCATCAACCGTGCCCGCGCCCACCAGCGCCCGCAGGGAGGTCAGCGATGA
- a CDS encoding CoB--CoM heterodisulfide reductase iron-sulfur subunit B family protein, giving the protein MSVKTMAYYPGCSLHSTAKELDQSFKATATALDLRLLEIPNWVCCGNSSVHSSNRLLGAALPVNELAKVEQLMKLESVAVPCAACFSRLSAGNHEMQNPEMAADIRAVVGHPYEGTVKVRNLVDVYHDEVGLAALKERVVRPFQGLKVACYYGCLLARPPKVTLAEDPEYPTHMDEVVKAIGCDPVQWNYKTDCCGASLALCEQDMVIDLTRRILRDARDCGAEAVVVACPLCQVNLDTRQDGVAKKYGNWEHLPIIYLSQMVGRAIGVDDDELGLKKHMVDAAAVMA; this is encoded by the coding sequence ATGAGCGTCAAGACGATGGCCTACTACCCCGGCTGCTCACTGCACAGCACCGCCAAGGAGCTGGACCAGAGCTTCAAGGCGACGGCGACGGCGCTCGACCTGCGCTTGCTCGAGATTCCCAACTGGGTCTGCTGCGGCAACAGCTCGGTGCATTCGAGCAACCGCCTACTGGGCGCAGCCCTGCCCGTCAACGAGCTTGCCAAAGTCGAGCAACTCATGAAGCTCGAGAGCGTTGCCGTACCCTGCGCGGCCTGTTTCAGCCGTCTCTCGGCCGGCAACCACGAGATGCAAAATCCGGAGATGGCGGCCGACATCCGCGCCGTCGTCGGTCACCCCTACGAGGGCACCGTCAAGGTGCGCAACCTCGTCGACGTGTACCACGACGAGGTCGGCCTGGCAGCGCTCAAGGAGCGCGTGGTGCGACCCTTCCAGGGCCTCAAGGTGGCCTGCTACTACGGCTGCCTTCTCGCCCGGCCGCCCAAGGTCACACTGGCTGAGGACCCGGAGTACCCCACGCACATGGACGAGGTCGTCAAGGCTATCGGCTGCGACCCGGTGCAGTGGAACTACAAGACCGACTGCTGCGGCGCCAGCCTGGCGCTCTGCGAGCAGGACATGGTCATCGACCTTACACGCCGCATTCTGCGCGACGCGCGCGACTGCGGCGCCGAGGCGGTCGTCGTCGCCTGCCCGCTCTGCCAGGTCAACCTGGATACGCGGCAGGACGGCGTGGCCAAGAAGTACGGCAACTGGGAACACCTGCCCATCATCTACTTGAGCCAGATGGTCGGCCGAGCGATCGGCGTCGACGACGACGAACTCGGCCTCAAGAAGCATATGGTCGACGCCGCGGCGGTGATGGCGTAA
- a CDS encoding cation:proton antiporter, with translation MIENATWLGLLVLFGTAAGALFFAKLIERWGVPEVLAYLVVGIVLGPQVLGVLSSELLARSFFLPQLILGFVAFMLGELLTPRALLQRRTLPIATVVLSVLLPFAAVTAGAYLLAAAPMRQAVTLGILAMAGAPATVLALRQSLGDHSPRGELLAALAAMDNLLVVFIYGTLAPFLMVSVVFEWSVLSAVWEVFLTVGVGAILGLVGTWLLRFLRGAKNDVGQAMAAAALVVGLLVASSEILGASSLIACAVAGIGTAIREQRGNGPSAAFEALHGLERIVYVFFFIFAGTEIVFGHVFSAGVLAIVYILGRSLAKILAALVGGLTSRRSLRESLAFGTALLPQAGVVVGLALDASARFPEVGAEVLAVVMAALVVFELVGPIAVQRALKSVPAEPSST, from the coding sequence ATGATTGAGAACGCGACGTGGCTCGGCCTCTTGGTGCTGTTCGGCACCGCGGCCGGAGCGCTCTTCTTCGCCAAACTGATCGAACGCTGGGGCGTTCCCGAGGTTCTCGCCTACCTCGTCGTGGGCATCGTGCTCGGACCCCAAGTCCTGGGTGTCTTGAGTTCCGAACTCTTGGCGCGCAGCTTCTTCCTGCCGCAGCTCATCCTCGGCTTCGTCGCGTTCATGCTCGGCGAGCTTCTAACGCCGCGCGCGCTGCTGCAGCGCAGGACGCTGCCCATCGCAACCGTCGTACTGTCGGTACTGCTGCCCTTCGCCGCCGTCACCGCAGGCGCATACCTGCTTGCCGCAGCGCCAATGCGTCAGGCGGTCACTCTGGGCATTCTGGCGATGGCAGGGGCGCCGGCCACTGTGCTCGCGCTTCGGCAGTCGCTCGGCGACCACAGTCCGCGCGGTGAGCTCCTCGCAGCCCTCGCGGCGATGGACAACCTCCTCGTGGTTTTCATCTACGGCACCCTGGCACCGTTTCTCATGGTCTCCGTCGTCTTCGAATGGAGCGTGCTTTCGGCGGTCTGGGAGGTCTTCCTGACCGTCGGCGTCGGCGCGATCCTGGGGCTGGTTGGCACGTGGCTGCTCCGCTTCCTGCGCGGCGCCAAGAACGACGTCGGGCAAGCGATGGCCGCGGCGGCGCTCGTCGTCGGACTCCTCGTGGCCTCGTCCGAGATCCTCGGCGCCTCATCGCTCATCGCCTGTGCAGTCGCCGGCATCGGCACCGCAATCCGCGAGCAACGCGGTAACGGACCGTCGGCCGCATTCGAGGCTCTTCACGGTCTCGAGCGCATCGTGTACGTCTTCTTCTTCATCTTCGCCGGCACCGAGATCGTCTTCGGACACGTCTTCTCCGCCGGCGTGCTGGCGATCGTGTACATCCTCGGACGCTCTCTCGCAAAGATCCTGGCGGCACTCGTCGGCGGCCTCACCAGTCGCCGGTCCCTGCGCGAGTCGCTCGCGTTCGGAACAGCCCTGCTACCGCAGGCCGGCGTGGTAGTAGGCCTCGCGCTCGACGCCTCGGCCAGGTTCCCAGAGGTCGGCGCCGAGGTCCTCGCCGTCGTCATGGCCGCGCTCGTCGTCTTCGAGCTGGTCGGGCCCATCGCCGTTCAGCGCGCGCTCAAGAGCGTCCCCGCAGAGCCCAGTTCCACCTAA